From Rhinolophus sinicus isolate RSC01 linkage group LG15, ASM3656204v1, whole genome shotgun sequence, the proteins below share one genomic window:
- the B9D1 gene encoding B9 domain-containing protein 1 isoform X2, whose protein sequence is MAAAGPSVFLLMVNGQVESAQFPECDDLYCKYCFVYGQDWAPTAGLEEGLSQITSKSRDVRRALVWNFPIDVTFKSTNPYGYNLLGATSGSTEAPAGSLGQPRACEGQSLVSRAAGPQIVLSVYGPDVFGNDVVRGYGAVHVPFSPGRHKRTIPMFVPESASTLQKFTSWFMGRRPEYTDPKVVAQGEGREVTRVRSQGFVTLLFNVVTKDMRKLGYDTGPLDTQVVSGPSPPQGLPG, encoded by the exons ATGGCGGCCGCGGGCCCCAGCGTCTTCCTACTCATGGTCAACGGGCAGGTGGAGAGCGCCCAG TTCCCTGAGTGCGATGATCTCTACTGCAAGTACTGCTTTGTGTACGGCCAGGACTGGGCCCCCACAGCG GGTCTGGAGGAGGGGCTCTCACAGATCACATCCAAGAGCCGGGACGTGCGGCGAGCGCTGGTGTGGAACTTCCCCATCGACGTCACCTTCAAGAGCACCAACCCCTATGGCT ATAACCTTTTGGGAGCCACGAGTGGGTCCACTGAGGCCCCAGCCGGAAGCCTTGGACAGCCCCGTGCCTGTGAAGGGCAGAGCCTGGTGTCCAGGGCTGCAG ggCCACAGATTGTGCTTAGTGTGTACGGACCGGACGTGTTTGGGAACGACGTGGTCCGAGGCTATGGGGCAGTGCATGTGCCTTTCTCACCTGGCAG GCATAAAAGGACCATTCCCATGTTTGTCCCAGAGTCTGCATCTACGCTGCAGAAGTTTACAAG CTGGTTCATGGGACGGCGGCCCGAGTACACAGACCCCAAGGTGGTGGCTCAGGGTGAAGGCCGAGAAG TGACCCGTGTCCGCTCCCAGGGCTTTGTCACTCTCCTCTTCAACGTGGTGACCAAGGACATGAGGAAATTGGGCTACGACACTGGGCCCCTGGATACGCAGGTTGTCTCggggcccagcccaccccagGGCCTCCCCGGGTGA
- the B9D1 gene encoding B9 domain-containing protein 1 isoform X3, with protein MAAAGPSVFLLMVNGQVESAQFPECDDLYCKYCFVYGQDWAPTAGLEEGLSQITSKSRDVRRALVWNFPIDVTFKSTNPYGWPQIVLSVYGPDVFGNDVVRGYGAVHVPFSPGRHKRTIPMFVPESASTLQKFTSWFMGRRPEYTDPKVVAQGEGREVTRVRSQGFVTLLFNVVTKDMRKLGYDTGPLDTQVVSGPSPPQGLPG; from the exons ATGGCGGCCGCGGGCCCCAGCGTCTTCCTACTCATGGTCAACGGGCAGGTGGAGAGCGCCCAG TTCCCTGAGTGCGATGATCTCTACTGCAAGTACTGCTTTGTGTACGGCCAGGACTGGGCCCCCACAGCG GGTCTGGAGGAGGGGCTCTCACAGATCACATCCAAGAGCCGGGACGTGCGGCGAGCGCTGGTGTGGAACTTCCCCATCGACGTCACCTTCAAGAGCACCAACCCCTATGGCT ggCCACAGATTGTGCTTAGTGTGTACGGACCGGACGTGTTTGGGAACGACGTGGTCCGAGGCTATGGGGCAGTGCATGTGCCTTTCTCACCTGGCAG GCATAAAAGGACCATTCCCATGTTTGTCCCAGAGTCTGCATCTACGCTGCAGAAGTTTACAAG CTGGTTCATGGGACGGCGGCCCGAGTACACAGACCCCAAGGTGGTGGCTCAGGGTGAAGGCCGAGAAG TGACCCGTGTCCGCTCCCAGGGCTTTGTCACTCTCCTCTTCAACGTGGTGACCAAGGACATGAGGAAATTGGGCTACGACACTGGGCCCCTGGATACGCAGGTTGTCTCggggcccagcccaccccagGGCCTCCCCGGGTGA
- the B9D1 gene encoding B9 domain-containing protein 1 isoform X1 — protein sequence MISTASTALCTARTGPPQRVWRRGSHRSHPRAGTCGERWCGTSPSTSPSRAPTPMAITFWEPRVGPLRPQPEALDSPVPVKGRAWCPGLQGHRLCLVCTDRTCLGTTWSEAMGQCMCLSHLAGIKGPFPCLSQSLHLRCRSLQAGSWDGGPSTQTPRWWLRVKAEKELDGEAPASPLPAPSLHSPGDRAENPLAQGGRGNSSFLASLSAGKEVSTHMPTTWSLPLPLPSVFTSADSLPLPQAVDC from the exons ATGATCTCTACTGCAAGTACTGCTTTGTGTACGGCCAGGACTGGGCCCCCACAGCG GGTCTGGAGGAGGGGCTCTCACAGATCACATCCAAGAGCCGGGACGTGCGGCGAGCGCTGGTGTGGAACTTCCCCATCGACGTCACCTTCAAGAGCACCAACCCCTATGGCT ATAACCTTTTGGGAGCCACGAGTGGGTCCACTGAGGCCCCAGCCGGAAGCCTTGGACAGCCCCGTGCCTGTGAAGGGCAGAGCCTGGTGTCCAGGGCTGCAG ggCCACAGATTGTGCTTAGTGTGTACGGACCGGACGTGTTTGGGAACGACGTGGTCCGAGGCTATGGGGCAGTGCATGTGCCTTTCTCACCTGGCAG GCATAAAAGGACCATTCCCATGTTTGTCCCAGAGTCTGCATCTACGCTGCAGAAGTTTACAAG CTGGTTCATGGGACGGCGGCCCGAGTACACAGACCCCAAGGTGGTGGCTCAGGGTGAAGGCCGAGAAG GAGCTGGATGGAGAGGCCCCCGCcagccctctgcctgcccccagcCTGCACAGCCCAGGGGACAGGGCTGAAAACCCCCTAGCCCAGGGAGGCCGCGGGAATTCCAGCTTTCTGGCAAGTCTCTCAGCGGGAAAGGAAG tgaGCACCCATATGCCAACCACCTGGAGCCTGCCATTACCACTCCCCAGTGTTTTCACATCTGCCGACTCTTTACCGCTCCCTCAAGCCGTCGACTGTTAG
- the LOC109459378 gene encoding tryptase gamma has protein sequence MLPLLLLLLFGAGPRLAETYSRKGPDTWPWQASIFLDTRYRCEGALISREWVLTGANCFGSWPQSHYSVTLGPDRLALDTCKSKSRVEELLLSPGGPKGSGSSGLALARLARPPSLSSAVQPVPLATWPQPLLKWQLCWAQGFESDFNPYVPPQELHSVPLRPLHIRTCKDAFRLRPDCPDLNVGLPKGSQCSRPLPGALKLVVRIPAWR, from the exons ATGCTGCCACTGCTTCTGCTCCTGCTGTTTG GTGCAGGGCCAAGGCTGGCTGAGACCTACAGCAGAAAGGGCCCAGACACGTGGCCTTGGCAGGCAAGCATCTTCCTGGACACCCGGTACCGCTGCGAGGGGGCCCTCATCTCCCGAGAGTGGGTCCTCACAGGAGCCAACTGCTTTGGCAG CTGGCCTCAGTCCCACTACAGTGTGACCCTGGGCCCAGATCGACTGGCACTGGACACTTGCAAGAGCAAGTCCAgagtggaggagctgctgctgTCCCCAGGAGGGCCCAAGGGCTCTGGGTCCAGTGGCCTGGCTCTAGCCCGGCTGGCAAGGCCACCATCGCTCAGCAGTGCTGTACAGCCTGTGCCTCTGGCCACCTGGCCTCAACCTTTACTCAAGTGGCAGCTCTGCTGGGCGCAAGGGTTCGAGTCTGATTTCA ATCCCTACGTGCCACCCCAAGAACTGCACAGTGTCCCCTTGAGACCGCTCCACATCAGAACCTGCAAAGATGCCTTTCGCCTCCGACCCGACTGCCCTGACCTGAACGTCGGCCTGCCCAAAGGCTCCCAGTGCTCCAGGCCCCTCCCCGGGGCCCTCAAACTGGTGGTGAGGATCCCAGCCTGGCGCTAG
- the B9D1 gene encoding B9 domain-containing protein 1 isoform X4, producing the protein MAAAGPSVFLLMVNGQVESAQFPECDDLYCKYCFVYGQDWAPTAGHRLCLVCTDRTCLGTTWSEAMGQCMCLSHLAGIKGPFPCLSQSLHLRCRSLQAGSWDGGPSTQTPRWWLRVKAEKELDGEAPASPLPAPSLHSPGDRAENPLAQGGRGNSSFLASLSAGKEVSTHMPTTWSLPLPLPSVFTSADSLPLPQAVDC; encoded by the exons ATGGCGGCCGCGGGCCCCAGCGTCTTCCTACTCATGGTCAACGGGCAGGTGGAGAGCGCCCAG TTCCCTGAGTGCGATGATCTCTACTGCAAGTACTGCTTTGTGTACGGCCAGGACTGGGCCCCCACAGCG ggCCACAGATTGTGCTTAGTGTGTACGGACCGGACGTGTTTGGGAACGACGTGGTCCGAGGCTATGGGGCAGTGCATGTGCCTTTCTCACCTGGCAG GCATAAAAGGACCATTCCCATGTTTGTCCCAGAGTCTGCATCTACGCTGCAGAAGTTTACAAG CTGGTTCATGGGACGGCGGCCCGAGTACACAGACCCCAAGGTGGTGGCTCAGGGTGAAGGCCGAGAAG GAGCTGGATGGAGAGGCCCCCGCcagccctctgcctgcccccagcCTGCACAGCCCAGGGGACAGGGCTGAAAACCCCCTAGCCCAGGGAGGCCGCGGGAATTCCAGCTTTCTGGCAAGTCTCTCAGCGGGAAAGGAAG tgaGCACCCATATGCCAACCACCTGGAGCCTGCCATTACCACTCCCCAGTGTTTTCACATCTGCCGACTCTTTACCGCTCCCTCAAGCCGTCGACTGTTAG